Genomic window (candidate division WOR-3 bacterium):
AGAAAAGATGGGAGCTATAAAATTAATGCAACCTCCAACTCCAGATTTTATTTTTAAGTCTTTAATATCTGAGGCTGCTGAATATGACTTAATGTATCTATTAGAAAGAATTGATGAGAAAACATATAAAAGGAAACTTGAAGAAATAGCATCTCGATCTAGCCTAAAAGATTTAACTATAGATAAATCCTGTTTAACTTCTAACATAGTCGATTTAAAGGAAGCTTTAAACGATATGGAATATCTATTAAAAATCATTCATGAAATCGTGATTTTGCCTTCAATGGAAAAGAACGAGAAGCAGAAGATTATAAATGATTTTTCTAACGAATTTCTTACATGTTTGGTTTATGTTAATAGCTTCCTAAGAAAGCTGGAATTTTTAAGCGAGGTAGTTTCAGAATCCTTAGAAAACTTTAAGAAAGTAAGAATCAAGGCAAAAATAATTGTTGAAGAGAAATTTGGAAAAGAATATGAAGAATTTAGAAAAAATGCGATTGAGAAACTTATTAACTTTTTCATATTAGGAAGCGTTTTATATCCTGAAGCATTTTATATGGGAGAAGAAAGCAGAAAATGTGATTCATGCGGAAAAGAAGTGGAAATATACTGGAGATATTGTCAGTTTTGTGGAGCAAATATAAATAAAGTTTTTTTGGCAACAAACCTAGTTGAAAGAAAACAAAGAATATGTTACAATTGTAAAAACGTTTTACCGTTAAAAAGCGAAGTTTGTCCTACATGTGGATTTAGTTTTTCTGAAGAAATAGCACGTATGGAAAGAATTTTATCTAATCTCAGAGAAGAGTTAGAATTACTAAGCGCAAGGGCAATTATAGAAGGAAATGATAGCGTAATAAATGAAATGAAGGAGAAAGAAACAAAATATAACGAGGCTAGGCTACACCTAGAGGAGTTGAAAAAAGCCTTTCAAGAACAAAAATTTGTTAATGCCGAGACAATGAAATATTTAATAGTTGACATTGATATAAAAAAATTTTATTCAATTTTACTAAAGAAAATTACCATATTTAGAGAACTAATGAATAAAGCAGGACTCCGTATCGATAAGTCTTTTGAAGAATCAGTAAAAAATATATTGGAGAATGAAGAAAAAATAATGGATCGTATCAGACATATTGTTAATGAAATACCTTTATCTCTGCAAGAATATCATATAATAGTGGGAAAGGATGAGAAATCGTTAGTTTGTAATTCTTGTGGATTGAAAAATATTGAGAGTGCACTTTTCTGTATAGAATGTGGAAATAGGCTTTAGGCTACTTTAAAGCAGTATTATTTGATTCCGGGATTTAATAAAACATTACACTTTTTGGTTTTTAAAAAAGAAAACTTTATGTACATCCGGCACTTATATTAGGTGAAACATAGTAGATGACTTTCCTTAAGCTAAGTAAGGATGATGCAGGTAAAAAATCCAAGAAATTCGAAACCTTTCCAAAAATAAAAATAAAAATCTTCTCTGCAGATTTAACCGGAGTAAGGAAGGAAAAGGAATATTTTGTAGAAAATACTCAGACTAAGATAATAATTGGCGAGAGAGAGGGTCTGGGAGTATACCTTGTTCAAGATCCACTAATAACTAAAGAACAATTGGAGATACTTGAAAAGACAGCAGGCGAATTGATTTATTCAGAATTAAAGAAAGAAGATATCCAAAAAATATTAGAAGAATTAAAAATAACACCTGGTCTTAAATATCTCATAATTAGAGAAATTAGTGAAGATAGGTACTCTAGCATAGACCCATTAATGCAGGATCCAAACATAGAGAGTATTGAGTGTACTGGCGCAAATGCTTTTCTGACTGTGAAATACTATGGTATAGGTCGCTTAACAACTAATTTGAAATACGATTCTGAGGAACTAGATCAACTAGTTCAAAGATTAGCTTATAAGGCAGGCAAAAGCATATCAAAAGCTAACCCGAGAATAGACAATGCTCGATTGCCCGATGGGAGTAGGCTTGCCGCAAGTTATATGGGAGAAATAGCAGGATCATCTACATTTACCATAAAGAAATTTCCTAAAACGGGATGGACACCCGTCAAGCTTTTGAAAAACAATACACTGACTCCGCAAATCGCTGCTATACTTTGGATATTTATGGAGAATAAGATGCCTATGCTCGTATGTGGGGAAATGGATTCTGGGAAAACTTCACTTGCAAATGCCATATGTGGTTTTGTTAAACCAACAGTTAGAATAGGTACGATAGAGGATGTACCTGAATTTAAGCTTCCAGTAAGACCTGAAAGTTGGTTAAGACGCTTTACTAGAGAATCACTTACATCGGATGGAAGACCGATAACGACGCAGGAACTCTTAAAACAAATATTAAGAGAAATTGTTGATTACATAGTTGTAAATGAAGTTAGAAGCGAGGAAGATGTACCCACCTGGATAAATGCGATAGCTGCAGGTAGTGGAGGAATTACAACTTTTCATGCACCAAATTTCGATGAATTATGCACAAGGATGCAACATCTCGGTATAAAAAGAGAAGAACTAACAGCATTAC
Coding sequences:
- a CDS encoding zinc ribbon domain-containing protein, with translation MSSDLDKDSIKLLKYILSHSKNGNLTISLEDMVKQLEMNINDILDALKKLEKMGAIKLMQPPTPDFIFKSLISEAAEYDLMYLLERIDEKTYKRKLEEIASRSSLKDLTIDKSCLTSNIVDLKEALNDMEYLLKIIHEIVILPSMEKNEKQKIINDFSNEFLTCLVYVNSFLRKLEFLSEVVSESLENFKKVRIKAKIIVEEKFGKEYEEFRKNAIEKLINFFILGSVLYPEAFYMGEESRKCDSCGKEVEIYWRYCQFCGANINKVFLATNLVERKQRICYNCKNVLPLKSEVCPTCGFSFSEEIARMERILSNLREELELLSARAIIEGNDSVINEMKEKETKYNEARLHLEELKKAFQEQKFVNAETMKYLIVDIDIKKFYSILLKKITIFRELMNKAGLRIDKSFEESVKNILENEEKIMDRIRHIVNEIPLSLQEYHIIVGKDEKSLVCNSCGLKNIESALFCIECGNRL
- a CDS encoding type II/IV secretion system ATPase subunit codes for the protein MTFLKLSKDDAGKKSKKFETFPKIKIKIFSADLTGVRKEKEYFVENTQTKIIIGEREGLGVYLVQDPLITKEQLEILEKTAGELIYSELKKEDIQKILEELKITPGLKYLIIREISEDRYSSIDPLMQDPNIESIECTGANAFLTVKYYGIGRLTTNLKYDSEELDQLVQRLAYKAGKSISKANPRIDNARLPDGSRLAASYMGEIAGSSTFTIKKFPKTGWTPVKLLKNNTLTPQIAAILWIFMENKMPMLVCGEMDSGKTSLANAICGFVKPTVRIGTIEDVPEFKLPVRPESWLRRFTRESLTSDGRPITTQELLKQILREIVDYIVVNEVRSEEDVPTWINAIAAGSGGITTFHAPNFDELCTRMQHLGIKREELTALRGGIIFIRKISEMGKRRIIEIGHVILKNGETKYESFVSYNIHNDSYTVDHAKLMNSKTVEYLSKTTGINFEEELKKRTEYLQWLKDLADRDPNVLEPEGFLNEIKKYYKNPEYYKDQQLPPLREEKEKENMLQQIDSTDIDVTKPRTIKMMSISKRQLKIKSIRGVSKRSPQIRKTKECKRKFWSRK